ATTGTAATTAGAAACTCACAACTTTCATAAAATCTCATTATCTTTCTTCAATTCACAATAATCGAAACTAATGTTGAATCTTTGGCTAACGTTGAATGCCAGCCTCTATGGTCTCTACTAATGTTGTTGTCAAAGTCCATGGTCTTAACATCCTGCTAACGTTGAATGCCAGAGTCCGGCTAACATCCGGCTAATGTTGTTGTCAAAGTCCATGGTCTTTCATACTCTTAACATCTGGCTAACGTTGAATGCCAGAGTCCATGGTCTCTACTACTTTCCTGTAAGTGTCATACTCGTACTATTCAACGAATATCTTATAACagtctatattatttatttttgtagtttagaaatttaattgttaatttagaCGGTAgttgttgttttttgttatCTTCGTGTGAATTTAATAAACTTAATCAAAATTAAGACGTGCATGCATAACTTAACAAAAACGTGTGGTTGATTCTAACGTATCGGGAGGTATTTCcatataaaagaattaaagaatAGAGACCTAGCCTCAtcaaatacaaacaaaatagaTTTGGAAAATGAGCCGATCAAGTACgttgttaatttatttaaaatacaggATTTAAGTGAAATTATAATGGATCGAAAATGATAAAGAGATCTTAAGACAACTTTGTTGAGTAGTATTATTCATTcggatttggtttttttttttttttttcttttgttagcCTAGCTTGGTAGGCAGTTATTGGCTCAAGTTTTAATCGGATTGAAaaccaaattatatattttttggtatCAGGAGTGGTATGGATATGGGTACCTAGGGGTGCTATCCGCACCATATAGTGCAAGGGCACCCCCGGCACTATGCAGGGAGGGTTTCCAATCCCGCTCCCACCCTCGATACCAGGGGTGGGATTGAAACTGCACATCGCCCCGCTCCGCCTCTTGCTCAATCTAATAATACActaggtttaaaaaatataaacttattagagttgtattttttattgtctTGATATCTTAGACCAATCTTTATATAAGAGGTTAAGGaaatataataatcatatttaagTAATGTATGACTTACTAACTTGAATTTAActtcaactttttaacaaattgtatgtatctatatattatatatttatataaatattaaaaattataattttttatattaaatagggAAGAGGTGTGGAGCGGAGCAGGGTGGGGTGGAGTCGGGGCCCCGCTGGGGTTAACTTGCCCCCCTGCCCTCACTAGAGTTGTTCCATGTGGGGTGGGGGCAGGATAGCGGGAGGCAGGTCCATGCTGCTCACCCCGAGTACCTACCCATTTGAGtttactttttttctaaaaaattaatatccaaTCCGAATATTCGAATTGATGgatttcaaaaattcaaattatattaaatatcgACCTGAGTTATGATTCCTATTAATAAAAGAGGGTGTCCAGATCGCATATGCCATGTACGCTCGAATTTGGATCTAAGTATGATCGGATGTCCAAATGAACAGTCTTATACGAGAGAGGGGTGCGAATTTCAGCTCCGGTGGAGATGACCTATTGAAACAGGTGGAACTCACCTACCCCCTCACAAATCTATGGTCGAATTTtctacaataaaaaaaagtttaggaGTTCGATATAAAACCTGAGGATACCAAGGTTGGTAGGATTTGGATTACGCCCGGTAATTTTTTTCAGTGACATTTATATcccaatgaaaagaaaaaaagaacgcAATAGAAGTGACAAAAAGGTTACCAGAAATTGGGTGAAGGTCAACGTTTGATAATTTAGCCTTATATGGTAATTCACTTAGCAGATCGGTCTTATtcgtcatttcatttcatttaacaCCTTCACATGGCACACGTAGCGCTTGTTCGCACACGTAACTCTGGTTGGCTCCAAATCAAAAGCTACCCAAAGGGCTGCAACAGCTCCCCCCTTCGGCTTTCCCCCCCGCTATTTTCCCTTATAACTATTAAGGCTATAACGCACACCAATCAATCGGCTCTTGTTCCTTTCTCCCTCACGCATCTTCTTCAACTCCAGCTCGTCTTCCTCTCCAAAAAGCCATTCCAATTGCTTTCCAGTATCTCTCTCCGTGAAATTGCTGCTTTTTCTAGCGGTGGCacaaggaggaggaggaggatttAAAGCAATGGAGTCAACCGAGTCTTCGTACATGTCGTCACCGGAGGCACCGCGTAAGAGATCTCCACCGCCTCCCAAGTCTCCTACCTCAGGTCTCTCTGATCTGATCtgctccctctctccctctctaaaaGTCTGATTCTCTCTCTAGAACTTTCTGTAATTCGTGGCAGCAATTCGTTCTGATCAATTACTTTGTTTTAGAATCATTGTTCGTGAACGTTTATGCCGCAATTGGAAGGTGACGATGTATAGTTTTCAAATCTGCATTTCTCTTTCTGtcaaaactgaaaccctaaccctaacctaCTGAGAAAATAGAGCAAAAGGGAAGAATCCTATGGTTTATACTGTTAGGCGTTGTTTGCTTTCCGAGTAACCGTGGAAAGAAGCATAATCAGTTACATTGAGGTGTCCCGATAGGGATAGTTAAGTAGTTCCGCGAGGCTCTTTTTGGCATCAAATAATTTGCGGTATTGCACACACAATACAATGTTACAAGTCCATGATATTTTGGTTGGTGGTGGTGAGGATGCATTCTTGACAACGCGGTAGATGCATGTAACGTGACATTACAATAGCACTTTCATTTGGtatctttttctattattcTGATTGTTGAAATTCGCCCTGTATTTGTTACTTTTACTCATTGATTAGCTTCTGTGATGCTTGATCTCACAGATTCTATGGAGAAGGCCACATACATGAAGTTTCTCGTGTCAAATGCTGCAGCTGGTTCTGTTATTGGAAAGGGCGGATCAACAATAACTGATTTCCAGTCGCAATCTGGAGCTCGAATTCAGTTGTCACGCAACCATGAGTTTTTCCCGGGGACCACTGACAGGATTATTATGATATCTGGAACAATTAATGACGTACTTAAGGCTGTAGAGCTGATTCTTGCCAAATTGTTGAGTGAGGTAATTCTGTTTATTTTTCAGTCTATACTTCTGAACAATTGTTCTGCTTATATCCCGTACTAAGTGAAATTTTCTTTGGCTGGTTAGCTTCATGCTGAAGGAAGTGATGATGTTGAGCCAAAAACAAAAGTCAGGCTTGTTGTTCCAAATAGCTCATGTGGTGGCATAATCGGGAAGGGTGGTTCCACTATAAAGTAGCAATCTGATCCTTTTATCCTTTTCAGTCGTAAAACGTGCTTAAGATCCGTGCTCTTGAAAACTTTACCGATAGATAAGGAGTGTTTATAGGTTGTGACATAAACATGCTTTTGTGATTGAATATTtcttttaccaataaaaaaaggttGGAATGTTTCTCTTATCTCGTTCCTTTCCAGAATAGTTGATCAAATGTTGTGcttgtttatgttgaatttCTTCATAGTACTCACTTGAATGTTATGTTTATGAGCAATTAATTGTGTATTCTTGTATGTCAATTTAGTTTTGAATGGCcgtagatgattttgatatttattgGGCGTAATCTTAGATTATCCATAGATAGAAGATGTTTAAATTCTTTATCGTAGTTATGCCATTTCCTTTTCAGTGAGAAAATGAATTAGCGTTATGGTATTTAAATTCTCTTTCTGAAAACGAACATGATAGAGTaggtttttaatattattttaaagctTGATACAGCACTTCAACTATGACTATGCCAGATACCAATCCTCGAAGTGCAATTAAGAGTGGCGTAAACCTGCTTGGGATAATCCCGTGCATATGTGCACCTTTGGGAGTTAAAAGTAATGGAAATAACTTAGATATGAATGCCTAGGCTAGAGGTGAAGATATTTGTTAAAAGGAACACGGGCGTATGGTGAGGTATGGCCTTTGTTTTTGCTTAGAAAACCATATTTTATAGTACACTTAATGCACCCAAAGAAAATAGCGGGTTGAAtgttttgtaatgattaggtctTTAGATGAAACAACTTGGGGCAGATTTGAAGTTAATGAGTTCTAATCTTGTTCAATGAGTAAGGGGGAGATAATCTTTTTGATAGGCTTTATTTATGATTCTCTGAAGTTTTGCAAATATATGTTGGAGTTAGGAAAAGACATTGGGTAAAGAATCAGTGATAAAATTGCAAGCCGTAAAAGGTGATTATTGAGTCACCTACAAGTTAATTGAAGTGAGGGAGCTGATAAGATAATGAGGAATCATCTTTGTTCTAGGggataaaatcttttttttttttttttttattgtcggggaacctctctaATGCAGGgtccttcggacccacccctgtaACAGTAAACCCTGGTTCCGTGtaccgcaccctcggaagtttccctacacagaactggttaaatcaCTAGCTTTTCACTAGGAGGTGTGGCccctaaagattgtttgcacccaagaggatttgaaccgTGGACTTGGCTctcaagcccaaggcctttaccacttgagccaacccctaggggttatcCAGGGGATAAAATCTTTGACCAGACACTTATATCCTCCTTTGAATCCTTCATATTTGAGTCTTAAAATGTTGAATCCCTAGTTGTTACATGTCTGTGGCTGTGGTTTTCTTCATCTTATGTTGGAGTTCCTTCCCACAATCGGTACCTATCTGTTGGAAAGATGCACAGTATCCATTATCTCCTCTGAGGAGATCTTGGAGTTTTTCTCAAAGAGTGTGTTTATAccagttttttttaatgtttctgtCTTATGCCTCTGGCTGTTGGAGACTGCATATAATCTAACCTAGTATATGGCTGTAAAGACTCTTCAGATGTGGTTTCTGATATAAAAGGGCTTTAAAGATAATGAGGTTTCGCTTACGTAGCATGGCAGCTAGTTACCAATTTCATGGTGGTGTTGTTTATTATGATTGTTCAACAGTATAGTGACTATCTTTCcttaaattttaactttgtgACCTGACTTCCCTAATTTGTTGATTGTAAGATAAACTAGTAATTGATTATGTGTTGCAGGTCCCTGTTTATGTATTGGCCTAAATGTGGCTATTGCTGATATCTGGTTTTGCATTGAGCAGGTCCTTTATTGAAGAATCACATGCTGGAATTAAGATATCTCCTCAGGATAATAGCTACTATGGGTTGAATGATAGGCTAGTGACACTGGTAGGAACTCTCGACGAACAGATGTTGGCTATTGATCTGATTCTTTCTAAGCTGTCTGAAGACCCCCATTACTACCAGTCCATGAATGCTCCATTTTCATATCCAGGTGTGTCTTCTGTTATCAGATTATCGATTTAATCATGCTACTATTATACTCAGAGTAGCTTATAGTTTTCCCACATTtccatatttttcctttatctTCTTGGGTGTTATGGTTTAGGTAATGTTCTTGATTCCATGTTGCTACTTTTTAATGTTCTGcactttttaatgttttttggCTCTGCTGTGAAGTGTTTACAGTTTGGTTAATGCATATTTGAAAGATGGTCTGGGTTTTGCGGTAAGAATGTGGTAAATTTGTGAATGAGTATATGTAGATTTCTCTAGTCATGGAAGACCATAATGACATTATGCTGAGGCCATGAGATTTGGCTATAGTCAAGAGCATATTCCTCTTCTTCCCTCCCCAAGCCTTTCCAGGCAGATGgttcttctctctcatttttccacATTTTCTGCGGGCCTGTTGCACTGAAGAGTGAGTAAGGGAGAATGCAACCACATAGGAGTTTTATAAATGAAGATGATGTGTGTTTAAAGATCAGTTAAATTGATTGAAGGTGGCATGATAAGCTTAGAGATCCACTTGAGTAATCAATTTAGTATGCTCCTTGGGAACGTGGTTTTGGAAATATCAGAATAGAAAAAGGCTTAGAGCTGATTACATTTTGATTCTCCAACTACTGAGTGGCAAGTGCAAAAGCTATATTCATGGCGATAGTTAAAAttaacctttttatttttattccagTTTTTCTTACtgtattacttatatatatataaaaaaaaagaagttttccTTAATGCACTGTTCAATCTAACAAAGGAAACTTCTCTCGTGATGAAAAGTTAAGCTTGGCTTTTTAGCAGTTtccaagatttttatttttgttttttatgaagcagtgattgaaaatgagttattgTCTTCGTATTATCTAAAATTTCATTGAACTTCACGCTCATGTGTTGTTTGCTTGAGATATGATGGCTGATGAAGGTCATGGGAAGAGACTACAAACCCAAAGGAAGATTTAAAAGCTTTGATTCTTTGGGCCATTAGTGAACCTTTTGCTTTGCTTCGCCCTCATTGTTGTTGCATGACAATGTCTAATATATTGGAAGctttttctatcttttaataCTGATTATACATAACCTTTAATAGATAGAAATAACGTTCTTATAGCACAGTtactcccttttcttttttgtatgaaTAGGCAAAAACCCTTCTAATAGCATAGTGTTGCttatattgtattttgtctAGAATTATAGTGGTGAAGTTTGATATCTAGTAAGTTCCCTTCGGCTTTAATCTTAGGTGTTTTCTTCTCCGGTTTTCATGGTACTCCATATACATATGTGCTTCCTTCTGTTGCAACAGCACCCCAGAATGCAATGAGCTATGGAACAAATGGGGCTGGAGGGAAGTTTCAGAACAACAAGGTTAGTTGTGTTTTGAAATGTTTTGGTTATGTTGATGTCTCCTGAAGTTAATTGCACTTGTTATATTAATGCTGATTTTCTAAGATTATATTATATCACTTGCAAATCCCTTTACTAGAGCCCAATTTGCATGCATGGGCTCAGAGGTCCCAGTCTTTGTGTGACCTAAATGAAAAGACTAGGTTCTGTACCACATGTTTTCCAGATTGATTCAGCCTTTTTTATACAGTTAAATTGGGATGATCTAGATTTGAAGTATGTTACAGTAGACATGTTTCTGTTTCTAAGCACTTGGCTTGAAGGATACTGGCCGTGCCATATTGTTTGTGGTGAATAAGTCAATATAATTATTCTCAGTTGTACGTCATGCCCTGCCTGTAGACTGCCCTATTGGAACCGAAATTTGAAGGGACTTCGTTCTAGATTTTTCTACTGCTTAGTTTTTACAGTGAGAAAATATATCCATGAGAGTTGTGTGGCTTGAAAAATGTAACTGTATGGTAATGTGTAATTACATATTCTGGCTGTGTCAGATTCATGGATCTTAAAGTTAATGTAAAATACTTGGTGCCGAGAAGAGGTATGCATGGGCTTGAGTCCTGTGGATGTTTCTCTTCTTTCACTTCTTTTAAGACATTAAGAATTGTACcgttcatccgggttccgggttgcacctttttaaaaaaaaaatcaaagcctacatgttatgaatatcatgaaaaaaatgttgatgcagcattcaaactctatttatttaattttttaaatcaaagcctACATGTTCTTTGACCACCAATAAAGAGCCATGTGGAGAagagagtaaaaaagaaaaaatcataaaatggATGATTCATTGGtcataatatgcattttccttttgagttgCTGTCCATTTAGTTGCTAGAAAGGAACCACAAagaaacatcaaaacattcaaattgggaaaaaaaaaccaggTCCCGGGTTTAAAACCCGGAACCCGGAACTGGTGTACCCGGGTTTTTCTATGCAGGTACTGGCCTAGAACCCAATTATCCTGGTTCGGGACCGGGCCGGGGAAAAACCCTGCCCAGATGAACAGGCCATGGTCGGTAAATTTGAGGTGATGTAGTGTTTTCTGATGCAAGTCTATCCAAGGTGTGATGCTGAGGAATCACAGGTGTGACACATAGGGTTTATCTATTCTAtactgatcaaaaaaaaaatttgaaatttctaaGGATTTCCCATCAAACTCCAGTGAACATTTAGATCACAATTTGCACTTATTTTTCCCCCAAAATCCTAATCTTTAAAACGCTAAACCATCCATCACCCAAATAACCATAAAATCCAAATCACTATTCCTGAGTTTCTGTTCACAGTTCTGGAACAGCTACTCATTGCctaaggttttattttttttcacattcaaTTATACCCTTCCCTTGCACCATTAGAAACCCTAACAATTCCTTATATTTTCCAGCCTTTTCACACCAAAACCCCAGCCCTAGCTATCTCAAACCCTACAAACCTCTGACAAATGAACTCTTTGTAGCCTGGGTTCCTTCATTTCTACTATCCTACATCACTTTCGCCTGATTTTTCCCTTCCTATTGTGAACATTGAGAACCAGCAAATTGGTATGCATGGTCTCTAATGTGACTGAGGAAAAATGGATCTCTAATAATTTTGGGCGATATCCCAAATTGTGATGTTCCTACTTGTCTGATGCTCCAAATGCAGTAGCTCAGTGAGTGCATACCTCTGtacttcttttaaattttattgggcattattcttgttttgttttgggatgttttgagtaatatttgTGCTGTGTATTTTGGGATTGCGATTTAAAGAAACTTTTGATATTTTCCAGGAGGATCGAAGTAACTCCATGACTATTGGGGTTGCAGATGGACATATTGGGTTTGTTGTTGGTCGTGGTGGAAGAAACATAATGGAAATCGGCCAGGTACATGAGTAGCAAATGGTGTCATTTTTTACATAGTTCATGAGCACAAAATTAGAACACATTATTTGCTGCAGGTTACTGGGGCCAGAATAAAGATATCAGATAGAGGTGATTTTGTGACTGGGACGACTAATAGGTAAAAAGGACTCATGAAGGTTATCAGTCTGGTTGCCAATAGGATGAGTTATTTGGCAATAAATTATTAACGGTTCGTGGGTCTTGTACCGTTGTTCTGCAGGAAAGTCACAATTACAGGATCGCACAGAGCAATTCGTGCAGCCGAGTCCATGATAATGCAAAAAGTGGCCTATGCTTCTGAGAGGGTGATTGATTAATTTTGAAATGTTCGCAGTCAAAATTCACGTTGAGAATGTACGTGGGGGAGATCTACCTGTAATTTGCTTATACGTTTAATCATttaaagaaaggggaaaaaagaggAGCCGTTGACATATGTTGGCACATGATGATGTAAGTTGGAAGAAATTTGCATAATCCAGTAGGGGcaagagcgggaaattttctTGTTGTCGAGAGAGATAACTGTGCTAGGAATTTGTTTGAGATTAAGTTTATTCCAAAAGGAAACGTTGGAAAAAAAGCCATTATTCATCGACTATATAGAATGATTTGCTTTACTTCATTCACGGTTGTAAACCTGCTAATTTAGCAAGTACTCTGTCTGATAGTTATCTTAATTCGTTCGATTCTTGATTCAACATGTGAAGATTTTTCTAATGGAGCATTTCTACTGCAATTCATGATAACAAACTCTTGATATTGATTCAGTTTTTCTGTCGTAGTAGTCATCGTTATTTATGCTGGTTGCTTCCCGTCGTTGGGTTTGAtgctccttttatttttttaaaactgtgCTTAGGTCCTATTGGGGCGAAGTTGTGGACTGGAAggatgcccccccccccccccccagcttTTGCTAGAAAATCGAACTTGCGAGTTTTTTGGCTCATAGGAGCGGGCGTCAATATTTTTGCGCTCCTTATCTCAAGAGAGGAGCTTCTAGGCTAAAGAAATATACTATAATTTATTACCtatacagaaaaagaaaatactatttatgattattttaattatcatcttTTTATCATATCTTTGTGTTGCATtcaatgagttttaaatatataaaaataagaaataattttttagtgatCATCACATGATGATAATAATGTCGCTTTGCATTGCAATCGAAGCCATTCAGCACGATAATGGCATATTTGATTTAACTTGAAGTTTCTAGCTGGACATACTCAATGACTCATGTTGTGAGGATGCACTAAATTCAAATAGCACGTCAATTGCGAAAGCGAAAATCTTAAAAGTTATATCActctcaaattaataatatcaacAAAGTAACTTTTATTCTATAGAGACTAGAGTACGTAGTGGTATATCTAATAACACTAGCAACCATATCTCGGTAGTATATATGGTGCAAGTGCGCTGACATTTCATGCAGGGTTTGCAACGTACGTCCACCAACACATAACATGCATTGCATGAGGGGTGAATTCCGCTGCAATTTATTCTATAGTTCCAATTCCAAACGCCAAAAGATCAAGAAACtagtgtatatatgtatattcatGGGAAATCGCCTTCCCCATTGCCATATCCGGAGCCATAGCCTTCCCCATAGCCACTACCATATCCAGGGCCATAGCCATTTCCAGAACCGCCACCATGGCCGCCgcctccacctccaccactgCCTCCTCCACGGCCACTAACATGACGACCTCCTTCACCAACCCCACCTCCATATCCTTCACCACTTCCATATCCTTCGCCATAACCAGACCCACTTCCATTTCCTGAGCCTCCACCTCCTCCACCGCCTCGCCCACCTCCGCCTCCGCCACCTTGTCCGCTTCCGACCCCATGACCTGATCCATATCCTTCGCCATACCCAGAACCGCTTCCAGACCCAGTTCCTGAACCACCCCCGGAtcctcctccaccacctccacctcctcccttaccaccaccacctcctcctcctttaCCATATCCAGCACCACCCCCTGACCCGTATCCTGAACCATACCCTGAACCAAGCccacctcctcttcctcctccaccgccaccgccaccgccaccgccaccaccaccgcctcttcctcctccaccaccaacACTCTTACTATCTATGGCTTTTGGTGATGATCTTGCGGCAAAGGTAAGGTCCACGAGGAGCAAAACCAAGAATGCAGCACCAACCAGCCTAGAGCTGGCCATTTTTTAAGTTCGAAAGCTCGACGTGGGTTGACTAAG
Above is a genomic segment from Juglans microcarpa x Juglans regia isolate MS1-56 chromosome 1D, Jm3101_v1.0, whole genome shotgun sequence containing:
- the LOC121263371 gene encoding protein BTR1 isoform X1 — protein: MESTESSYMSSPEAPRKRSPPPPKSPTSDSMEKATYMKFLVSNAAAGSVIGKGGSTITDFQSQSGARIQLSRNHEFFPGTTDRIIMISGTINDVLKAVELILAKLLSELHAEGSDDVEPKTKVRLVVPNSSCGGIIGKGGSTIKSFIEESHAGIKISPQDNSYYGLNDRLVTLVGTLDEQMLAIDLILSKLSEDPHYYQSMNAPFSYPGVFFSGFHGTPYTYVLPSVATAPQNAMSYGTNGAGGKFQNNKEDRSNSMTIGVADGHIGFVVGRGGRNIMEIGQVTGARIKISDRGDFVTGTTNRKVTITGSHRAIRAAESMIMQKVAYASERVID
- the LOC121263371 gene encoding protein BTR1 isoform X2, translated to MESTESSYMSSPEAPRKRSPPPPKSPTSDSMEKATYMKFLVSNAAAGSVIGKGGSTITDFQSQSGARIQLSRNHEFFPGTTDRIIMISGTINDVLKAVELILAKLLSELHAEGSDDVEPKTKVRLVVPNSSCGGIIGKGGSTIKSFIEESHAGIKISPQDNSYYGLNDRLVTLVGTLDEQMLAIDLILSKLSEDPHYYQSMNAPFSYPAPQNAMSYGTNGAGGKFQNNKEDRSNSMTIGVADGHIGFVVGRGGRNIMEIGQVTGARIKISDRGDFVTGTTNRKVTITGSHRAIRAAESMIMQKVAYASERVID
- the LOC121263388 gene encoding putative glycine-rich cell wall structural protein 1 — translated: MASSRLVGAAFLVLLLVDLTFAARSSPKAIDSKSVGGGGGRGGGGGGGGGGGGGGGRGGGLGSGYGSGYGSGGGAGYGKGGGGGGGKGGGGGGGGGSGGGSGTGSGSGSGYGEGYGSGHGVGSGQGGGGGGGRGGGGGGGSGNGSGSGYGEGYGSGEGYGGGVGEGGRHVSGRGGGSGGGGGGGHGGGSGNGYGPGYGSGYGEGYGSGYGNGEGDFP
- the LOC121263371 gene encoding protein BTR1 isoform X3; its protein translation is MEKATYMKFLVSNAAAGSVIGKGGSTITDFQSQSGARIQLSRNHEFFPGTTDRIIMISGTINDVLKAVELILAKLLSELHAEGSDDVEPKTKVRLVVPNSSCGGIIGKGGSTIKSFIEESHAGIKISPQDNSYYGLNDRLVTLVGTLDEQMLAIDLILSKLSEDPHYYQSMNAPFSYPGVFFSGFHGTPYTYVLPSVATAPQNAMSYGTNGAGGKFQNNKEDRSNSMTIGVADGHIGFVVGRGGRNIMEIGQVTGARIKISDRGDFVTGTTNRKVTITGSHRAIRAAESMIMQKVAYASERVID